The Virgibacillus phasianinus genome includes a window with the following:
- the prsW gene encoding glutamic-type intramembrane protease PrsW produces MLAILSAGVAPAFALMSFFYLKDRFTEPLHLIIRNFIYGAILVFPIMFMQYALEAEGIGNGDFVQSFLIIGFMEEFFKWFIFIYTIYHHTEFDAHYDGIVYAVAISLGFATVENSLYLLSNGIEYAFSRALFPVSSHALFGVIMGFYLGKAKMEQHQKKMNLTFALTIPFLLHGVYNYILIKVASDWLILLVPFMIFLWVIALRRVKVANASKVSATLSNKSS; encoded by the coding sequence ATGCTTGCCATATTATCTGCTGGTGTTGCACCTGCATTTGCATTAATGTCCTTCTTTTATTTAAAAGATCGATTTACAGAACCGTTACATTTGATAATCCGAAATTTTATATATGGTGCGATATTAGTATTTCCAATCATGTTTATGCAATATGCATTGGAGGCAGAAGGAATTGGAAATGGTGATTTTGTTCAATCATTTTTAATCATCGGTTTTATGGAAGAATTTTTTAAATGGTTTATTTTTATTTATACAATCTATCATCATACCGAATTTGACGCTCATTATGATGGAATCGTCTATGCGGTAGCAATAAGTCTGGGATTTGCAACAGTGGAGAATTCCTTGTATTTGTTATCAAATGGCATTGAATACGCATTCTCCCGTGCATTATTTCCAGTTTCATCACATGCATTATTTGGAGTGATTATGGGCTTTTATTTGGGAAAAGCAAAAATGGAGCAGCATCAAAAAAAAATGAATTTAACCTTTGCTCTCACAATTCCATTTTTGTTGCATGGTGTGTACAATTATATCTTAATAAAAGTTGCAAGTGATTGGTTAATCCTATTGGTCCCATTTATGATATTTTTATGGGTTATTGCCCTTAGAAGGGTGAAGGTAGCCAATGCATCAAAAGTTAGTGCAACCCTGTCAAATAAAAGTAGTTAA